In a genomic window of Cytobacillus sp. FSL H8-0458:
- a CDS encoding MBL fold metallo-hydrolase, with protein MPMTSSTSGMIVNEADGVYCLTVQIVNVCFVRISEKPGDWVLVDAGMPKSAEKIMDAAEELFGENARPKAIILTHGHFDHVGAIIDLVERWQVPVYAHTLEMPFLTGQQDYPKPDASVEGGLVAKMSPTFPHEGIDLGTHIQSLPGDGNVPHMEGWKWIHTPGHTPGHVSLFRESDRVLIAGDAFVTVKQESLYSVLTQEQEISGPPRYLTTDWDAARTSVQKLEALQPDVAITGHGIPMAAAVLRESLTRLVNDFDEIAVPDHGKYVDGER; from the coding sequence ATGCCCATGACTTCCTCCACGAGCGGGATGATTGTTAACGAAGCCGATGGAGTTTACTGCCTGACAGTTCAGATTGTTAATGTTTGTTTTGTGCGAATATCAGAAAAGCCCGGCGACTGGGTTCTGGTTGACGCAGGCATGCCAAAATCTGCAGAGAAAATCATGGATGCCGCGGAAGAACTTTTTGGAGAGAACGCCAGACCGAAGGCCATTATTCTTACACACGGCCACTTTGACCATGTTGGTGCAATTATTGATTTGGTTGAGCGCTGGCAGGTTCCTGTGTACGCACACACACTGGAAATGCCATTCTTAACCGGACAGCAGGATTACCCCAAACCTGACGCGAGTGTTGAAGGCGGACTTGTTGCAAAGATGTCCCCCACCTTTCCGCATGAAGGCATCGATCTCGGAACCCATATTCAGTCTTTGCCTGGCGACGGAAATGTTCCCCATATGGAAGGATGGAAATGGATCCACACACCAGGTCATACCCCTGGCCATGTTTCCTTGTTCAGGGAATCGGATCGTGTGCTGATTGCAGGTGATGCTTTCGTGACAGTAAAACAGGAATCCTTATACAGTGTCCTCACTCAGGAACAGGAAATCAGCGGCCCGCCCCGCTATCTGACGACAGATTGGGATGCGGCCAGGACATCCGTACAGAAACTTGAAGCCCTTCAGCCGGATGTTGCCATCACTGGACACGGCATACCCATGGCCGCCGCTGTATTAAGAGAAAGCCTCACCAGACTTGTGAATGATTTTGATGAAATTGCCGTTCCAGACCACGGAAAATATGTAGACGGGGAACGCTAG
- a CDS encoding D-2-hydroxyacid dehydrogenase, with product MTKRTCIITHDLDPSLLERINEIIPDWELISGKDPANWSNEMKKAEVIAGWKKELKEMVLEGDSKLRWFQSWSAGVDSLPLAEMESQDIQITSANGVHANPISETIFALMLGLTRKIHTYVKNQQAKVWHHSGLKLEIHNKTIGLIGTGAIGKETARIAKAFGMKVIGVRHSGKPEEYFDEMYTSGQLNDVLPQCDYVVVTLPLTQETRQLFGSEQFALMKDSAFFINIGRGEIVKERDLIDALQNGLIAGAGLDVFEKEPLSEDSPLWELDNVIITPHTAGSTEHYTKRVIEDIFIPNLKEYITSGIPGINLVDYQKGY from the coding sequence ATGACAAAAAGAACCTGTATCATTACACATGATCTGGATCCCTCACTGCTTGAAAGAATAAATGAAATCATTCCCGATTGGGAGCTCATTTCCGGCAAGGATCCCGCAAACTGGTCAAATGAAATGAAAAAAGCCGAAGTCATCGCCGGCTGGAAAAAGGAACTTAAAGAGATGGTTCTCGAGGGAGACAGCAAACTCCGCTGGTTCCAATCCTGGAGTGCAGGTGTCGACTCCCTCCCCCTGGCAGAAATGGAATCACAGGACATCCAGATTACGAGCGCCAATGGCGTACATGCCAACCCTATTTCTGAAACCATTTTCGCTCTCATGCTCGGGCTTACCCGCAAAATCCATACATATGTGAAAAATCAGCAAGCTAAAGTATGGCACCATTCCGGACTAAAGCTCGAAATACATAATAAAACCATCGGCCTGATTGGCACTGGAGCCATCGGAAAAGAAACGGCCAGGATTGCCAAAGCATTCGGCATGAAGGTCATTGGAGTTCGCCACTCCGGGAAACCTGAAGAGTATTTTGATGAAATGTATACATCCGGACAGCTGAACGATGTGCTTCCTCAATGTGACTATGTTGTCGTCACCCTTCCGCTTACACAGGAAACCCGGCAGCTATTCGGATCCGAACAGTTTGCCCTCATGAAGGATTCTGCCTTCTTTATCAATATCGGCAGGGGTGAAATTGTAAAGGAAAGAGATTTGATCGACGCACTGCAGAACGGCCTGATTGCAGGTGCAGGGCTTGATGTATTTGAAAAAGAACCGCTTTCTGAAGACAGCCCTCTATGGGAGCTTGATAATGTCATCATTACTCCGCATACAGCCGGATCGACGGAACACTATACCAAACGTGTGATTGAAGATATATTTATTCCCAATTTAAAAGAGTATATAACCAGCGGTATACCAGGCATTAATCTCGTTGATTATCAAAAGGGATATTAA
- a CDS encoding DMT family transporter, with product MKNIKTYILLTSIMAVWGLNVSIIKILVSYFPPVSITSLRILTAGITVFLILGIMGKVRKPSVREISYIVFGGLLSVVSHHLFLAIGLTGTSAVNGGLILGAGPLLTAILSSILLRHKPTGIQVLGFLLGGAGVTFIVLSGNKGISSLTPGDFFVFLSILSQALSFIVISKASKTLDPRLLTGYMLVFGGVILFVMAGVMEPGGLKGISESPAYVWAAFAASAVLATAVGHMVYNTAIRNIGPAEASIFLNLNTFFSLAGSALILGEVITINHLLGLVLIVGGVLSGSGALEDLVFRKRRKENSQYM from the coding sequence GTGAAGAACATAAAAACATACATTCTACTCACTTCCATCATGGCTGTGTGGGGATTGAATGTAAGCATAATTAAGATTCTTGTCAGTTATTTTCCTCCGGTTTCGATTACTTCTCTGCGAATATTAACTGCAGGCATAACGGTGTTTTTAATATTAGGCATAATGGGAAAAGTGAGGAAGCCAAGCGTAAGGGAAATCTCGTACATTGTTTTTGGCGGCCTTCTGAGTGTTGTCAGCCACCATCTTTTTCTGGCTATAGGCCTAACGGGAACGAGTGCGGTGAATGGGGGGCTTATATTAGGTGCGGGTCCTCTTTTGACAGCTATACTGTCTTCCATCCTGCTGCGCCACAAGCCTACAGGCATTCAGGTGCTTGGTTTTCTGCTTGGTGGTGCAGGCGTGACTTTTATTGTTCTTTCAGGAAATAAAGGGATATCGAGCTTAACTCCGGGCGATTTCTTTGTGTTCCTGTCCATTCTTTCACAGGCTCTTAGCTTCATTGTTATCAGTAAGGCTTCAAAAACACTTGATCCGCGATTGCTGACGGGCTATATGCTGGTTTTTGGAGGAGTGATCCTGTTTGTAATGGCGGGCGTAATGGAACCTGGCGGACTTAAGGGCATATCAGAATCCCCAGCCTATGTTTGGGCTGCATTTGCCGCATCTGCCGTATTGGCAACAGCTGTCGGCCATATGGTTTACAACACAGCCATCCGTAATATCGGGCCTGCAGAAGCAAGTATTTTTTTGAACCTGAATACCTTTTTCTCATTGGCAGGCTCGGCGCTTATCCTCGGCGAAGTTATCACCATCAACCACTTGCTTGGGCTGGTTCTTATTGTGGGAGGTGTTCTTTCAGGATCTGGAGCATTGGAGGATTTAGTCTTCAGGAAGCGGAGAAAAGAGAATAGCCAGTATATGTAA
- a CDS encoding DUF421 domain-containing protein, with protein sequence MYLSITVKMAVGLVTLLAVTRILGKKELSQVTPFDFVYAVVLGGIIEETIYDEKVTALQVIYSALLWGAFIYIIEILAKKKNIFRRILKGRESILVKEGKLDVKEMEKNHLEMEQLRTMLRQKGIFSMNEVKYAYLETNGGLSVMKYQKGEPVTPEMMKLEVKEKNPSILLIDEGEVVEDGLKLLGKDGEWLRESIKTEGYQNIKEIFCAEWSEEEGFYIVAYKK encoded by the coding sequence GTGTATTTATCTATAACAGTAAAGATGGCTGTGGGGCTGGTAACGCTGTTAGCGGTAACCCGTATTCTTGGAAAGAAGGAGCTTTCACAGGTAACCCCGTTTGATTTTGTCTATGCGGTTGTTCTTGGAGGGATCATTGAGGAAACGATTTATGATGAAAAAGTAACGGCGCTTCAAGTTATCTATTCGGCTCTCTTATGGGGGGCATTTATTTATATCATTGAAATTCTGGCAAAAAAGAAAAATATATTCAGAAGGATTTTAAAAGGCAGAGAGTCGATCCTGGTCAAGGAAGGCAAGCTGGATGTAAAAGAGATGGAGAAAAATCATCTTGAGATGGAACAGCTTAGGACGATGCTGCGCCAGAAAGGAATATTCAGCATGAACGAAGTCAAGTATGCTTATCTTGAAACCAATGGGGGCTTAAGCGTAATGAAATATCAAAAAGGAGAGCCTGTCACTCCTGAAATGATGAAACTTGAGGTGAAGGAAAAGAATCCTTCCATTTTACTGATTGATGAAGGAGAAGTAGTGGAAGACGGCTTAAAACTACTGGGCAAAGATGGGGAGTGGCTGAGGGAATCCATTAAAACCGAAGGCTATCAAAATATCAAAGAAATATTCTGTGCGGAATGGTCGGAAGAAGAAGGGTTTTATATCGTAGCTTATAAGAAATGA
- a CDS encoding CBO0543 family protein: protein MSPAQDKFFNKLVAIQGDLTQQGIEYWQQYSHLGTWQFWTVACLLILPLVLVYFKIDRKLIFHIGFFGFAVHVLFSYVDTAGIRFGLWAYPYQLLPFIPSFSLDAAIIPVTIMLVYQWTLKNNKNYYLYALLTALAFGFGFKPLLVAHGLFLKYKWVNYIYIFLIYITLFLLAYWLTRVFRWMNKRKKHK, encoded by the coding sequence TTGTCACCCGCTCAAGATAAATTCTTCAACAAACTCGTTGCTATTCAAGGTGATCTTACCCAGCAAGGGATTGAATACTGGCAGCAATATTCCCACCTCGGCACATGGCAGTTTTGGACTGTTGCATGTCTGCTCATCCTGCCCCTGGTGCTTGTATATTTTAAAATTGACCGGAAGCTTATTTTTCACATCGGTTTTTTCGGGTTTGCTGTTCATGTCCTTTTTTCATATGTGGACACAGCGGGAATCCGCTTCGGCTTGTGGGCCTATCCTTATCAGTTGCTACCGTTCATACCCAGCTTTTCATTAGATGCAGCCATTATCCCTGTCACTATTATGCTCGTATATCAATGGACCTTGAAAAACAATAAAAATTACTACCTTTATGCTCTTTTAACTGCATTGGCTTTCGGATTTGGCTTTAAGCCCTTGCTTGTCGCACATGGTTTATTCCTAAAGTATAAATGGGTTAATTATATTTATATATTTCTTATTTACATTACCCTATTCCTGCTTGCCTATTGGCTTACCAGAGTTTTTCGATGGATGAATAAACGTAAAAAACACAAGTAA